A single region of the Terriglobia bacterium genome encodes:
- a CDS encoding GNAT family N-acetyltransferase has product MSVSQANPIASKIEIRPLTTVDEFRRCVDLQVSVWGFDELDVMPLRFFVVASHIGGQVFGAFTPHREMIGFLCALSGMKGDLPFIHSHMLAVVAGFRNQGVAKRLKLAQRVDALQRGFRLVEWTFDPLELKNAYFNIQKLGAIVRHYSPNHYGITSSRLQAGLPTDRLIAEWWIHSDRVKRILGEAPASTEAELAEGQSRVEVPADVIDWKSKDVPRAEKIQAEIRQRFQDHFKDGFNVTGFERGKEHSAYILTKNFKIEN; this is encoded by the coding sequence ATGTCCGTCTCTCAAGCTAATCCCATTGCAAGCAAAATCGAAATCCGTCCACTCACCACCGTGGATGAATTCCGCCGGTGCGTCGATCTCCAGGTCTCCGTATGGGGATTTGACGAACTGGATGTGATGCCGCTCCGTTTCTTTGTCGTCGCCTCACACATTGGGGGACAGGTCTTTGGTGCATTCACCCCTCATAGGGAAATGATCGGGTTTCTATGTGCTCTTTCGGGCATGAAGGGGGACCTGCCGTTTATCCATTCCCACATGTTGGCAGTTGTCGCTGGATTCAGAAACCAGGGGGTGGCGAAGCGCCTGAAACTGGCACAGAGAGTGGATGCCCTTCAAAGGGGTTTTCGGCTCGTGGAATGGACATTCGATCCGTTGGAACTGAAGAACGCCTACTTCAATATTCAGAAACTCGGGGCCATCGTGCGTCACTACTCGCCGAATCATTATGGGATCACTTCAAGCCGGCTGCAGGCGGGGCTGCCGACTGACCGACTGATCGCAGAATGGTGGATACACAGCGACCGCGTCAAGAGGATCCTGGGAGAAGCCCCCGCAAGCACCGAGGCAGAACTCGCCGAAGGCCAGAGTCGTGTTGAGGTTCCGGCGGATGTAATCGATTGGAAATCCAAAGACGTGCCGCGAGCTGAAAAGATACAGGCCGAGATCCGCCAGCGCTTCCAGGATCATTTCAAAGACGGGTTCAATGTCACCGGATTCGAAAGAGGAAAAGAGCACAGCGCCTATATTCTCACCAAGAACTTTAAGATAGAGAACTAA
- the mazG gene encoding nucleoside triphosphate pyrophosphohydrolase — protein MTQTKFEEFVQIMARLRGEGGCPWDREQTYETLKNFLIEETYEAVEAIEDKNPAALCEELGDVLLEVVFLAQIAREENHFTIDDVIKAISTKMVRRHPHVFGDTQVADSREVLKNWEEMKRAERAEKRGDRVEEMQPPSILDGVTRRIPAVLEASQLSQRAARVGFDWSRAEEILDKLHEEMEELREAMRGTPQAQSDAREEPCELSRVEDEIGDIIFVAVNLARHFKIDPESALKKTNQKFRNRFRYIESMLARTNKSFEQTNLEEMERYWQEAKRGEPSAE, from the coding sequence ATGACCCAAACCAAGTTTGAGGAGTTCGTGCAAATCATGGCTAGGCTTCGCGGCGAAGGGGGATGCCCCTGGGACCGGGAGCAGACCTATGAAACTTTAAAAAACTTCCTGATCGAGGAGACCTACGAAGCGGTCGAAGCCATCGAAGACAAGAACCCCGCCGCTCTTTGTGAGGAACTCGGGGATGTCCTTTTGGAAGTGGTGTTCCTGGCGCAAATCGCGCGGGAAGAAAATCACTTCACCATTGACGACGTCATCAAAGCCATCAGCACCAAGATGGTGCGGCGCCATCCCCATGTTTTTGGAGACACGCAAGTCGCCGATTCTCGCGAGGTCCTGAAAAACTGGGAGGAGATGAAGCGGGCGGAGCGGGCCGAAAAGCGTGGGGACAGAGTCGAAGAGATGCAGCCTCCATCAATTCTCGATGGGGTGACGCGCCGCATTCCGGCTGTCCTTGAAGCCAGCCAGCTCTCACAACGCGCCGCCCGGGTCGGGTTCGACTGGTCGCGGGCGGAGGAGATCCTCGACAAACTCCATGAGGAAATGGAAGAACTGCGTGAAGCGATGAGGGGTACCCCCCAGGCCCAGTCGGACGCCAGGGAGGAGCCTTGCGAGCTGTCCAGGGTCGAGGACGAAATCGGAGACATCATCTTTGTGGCCGTGAATCTAGCCCGTCACTTTAAGATTGATCCGGAATCTGCTCTAAAAAAGACAAATCAGAAATTTAGGAACAGGTTCCGTTACATTGAGAGCATGCTGGCGCGGACGAACAAGAGTTTCGAGCAAACAAACCTTGAGGAAATGGAGCGGTACTGGCAGGAGGCCAAGCGGGGGGAACCCAGCGCCGAATAA